Proteins from a genomic interval of Maniola jurtina chromosome 8, ilManJurt1.1, whole genome shotgun sequence:
- the LOC123867824 gene encoding protein draper isoform X1, translating to MWKAGVFLALVVSVGALLEGPNVCTRQESYTTTIKISEQQPYQVKEYAWCFNVPPRCSRYKIKFKQVLKTQTLVKQRPVEECCEGYAPDSERRQCLPVCVEPCVNGKCVAPNTCACAHGYGGPACDISCADGKWGRNCQNDCRCMNGGTCEPLTGECACGAGWRGDACEKACAPPSFGDNCDQICQCMNNATCDPASGACSCPPGFTGPLCEKECPRNEPCPVLCKCQNDGKCNPVTGECECTSGWTGAVCANKCPAGRWGDGCARTCECANNAGCHHVTGQCQCEAGFTGEKCLDPCPLGTYGVGCFGKCSCQHGGECSAQTGSCTCKPGWRGTWCEQRACPDGLWGKRCDNECRCNPATTDMCDPWTGECDCAAGWSDEFCERQCPLLTFGKGCRSTCRCENSGHCSPINGSCLCAPGYRGLRCEEPCPFPLYGDNCADTCDCQNNATCSHETGQCECKPGFDGLKCDRPCDGKTFGLKCLQQCSCENGAPCNPVNGECVCGPGYEGSQCERRCRPGFYGQNCSLPCDCTKNAVGCNHITGACTCESSWRGVRCETQCEAGRFGDQCSERCPCANNSSCDAGSGLCECAAGWRGERCDVPCAPGTYGVACKQTCPHHILGNSTCDPITGKNACPSGYTGVTCEYPCPLGTYGAGCEQKCNCKNGADCHHVTGECQCLPGWRGALCGEACPVGWWGAACTQPCRCARGAACRPNDGYCRCPPGYTGSYCTQFCPVGYFGDHCMEACNCSSEGNWACDPVKGCVCHRGYIGDHCDIHASDAIVVDRANTDGSNAGLTAVLVLLVAACAAGAGLVLLYYRKRVRNLKREIAHVHYTADPSLQPEQQHFDNPVYSFPSSTRGDDSTTLLNNATHIFNNNLGAGGKLTNTTLEKLRMGASSSHNTYDPYSMKNKDADMTNPKLYHCIDDDNKLDHVYDEIKHKEGYEMEYDHLNYTPPANTWKPHYQRMNNGIPANPQANTARGDTPTPPIPPLPKLHVAPLPPPREEVPLGPPPLNPPTPPRREDPPNDDVSTP from the exons ATGTGGAAGGCAGGCGTGTTCTTGGCACTGGTTGTGTCGGTTGGAGCATTACTTGAAGGACCAAATGTGTGCACCAGGCAAGAAtc aTACACAACAACGATAAAGATATCCGAGCAACAACCATATCAAGTGAAAGAATACGCGTGGTGTTTCAACGTTCCACCACGATGTTCGAGATATAAGATCAAATTCAAGCAGGTTCTAAAAACTCAGACACTTGTGAAGCAGAGGCCGGTGGAAGAATGCTGTGAAGGCTACGCGCCGGATTCCGAGAGGAGGcaatgtctgcctgtctgtgtGGAGCCGTGTGTGAACGGGAAGTGTGTGGCGCCGAACACGTGTGCGTGTGCGCACGGATATGGGGGCCCTGCGTGCGATATAT CTTGTGCTGATGGTAAATGGGGCCGCAACTGCCAAAACGACTGTCGGTGCATGAACGGCGGCACGTGCGAGCCGCTGACGGGCGAGTGCGCGTGCGGCGCGGGCTGGCGCGGCGACGCGTGCGAGAAGGCGTGCGCGCCGCCCTCGTTCGGCGACAACTGTGACCAGATCTGCCAGTGCATGAACAACGCCACATGCGACCCGGCCAGCGGGGCTTGCAGCTGCCCGCCGGGATTCACTGGACCCTT ATGCGAGAAAGAGTGTCCGCGTAACGAACCATGCCCGGTGCTATGTAAATGTCAGAACGACGGTAAATGCAACCCCGTAACCGGTGAGTGCGAGTGCACCTCGGGCTGGACGGGTGCAGTGTGCGCCAACAAGTGTCCCGCGGGCCGCTGGGGCGACGGCTGCGCGCGCACGTGCGAATGTGCCAACAACGCCGGCTGCCACCACGTCACGGGCCAGTGCCAGTGCGAAGCCGGCTTCACGGGGGAAAAG TGTCTTGACCCGTGTCCGCTGGGCACGTATGGTGTGGGGTGCTTCGGCAAGTGTTCGTGCCAGCACGGCGGTGAGTGCTCCGCGCAGACCGGCTCGTGCACGTGCAAGCCGGGCTGGCGCGGCACGTGGTGCGAGCAGCGCGCCTGTCCCGACGGGCTGTGGGGCAAGCGCTGCGACAACGAGTGCAGGTGCAACCCCGCCACTACTGACAT GTGCGACCCGTGGACGGGCGAGTGCGACTGCGCGGCGGGCTGGAGCGACGAGTTCTGCGAGCGCCAGTGCCCGCTGCTCACGTTCGGCAAGGGCTGTCGCTCCACCTGCCGCTGCGAGAACAGCGGACACTGCTCGCCCATTAACG GATCGTGCCTGTGTGCGCCCGGATACCGCGGGCTGCGTTGCGAGGAGCCGTGCCCGTTCCCGCTGTACGGCGACAACTGCGCCGACACGTGCGACTGCCAGAACAACGCCACGTGCTCGCACGAGACCGGCCAGTGCGAGTGCAAGCCTGG ATTTGATGGGCTCAAATGTGATCGGCCGTGCGATGGAAAAACATTCGGCTTGAAGTGTCTTCAACAGTGCAGCTGCGAAAATGGTGCCCCGTGCAATCCTGTTAATG GTGAATGTGTATGCGGGCCCGGGTACGAAGGTTCCCAGTGCGAGCGGCGTTGTCGGCCCGGTTTCTACGGACAGAACTGCTCGTTGCCCTGCGACTGCACAAAGAACGCTGTCGGCTGCAACCACATCACCGGCGCTTGCACCTGTGAAAGCAGCTGGAGAG GTGTTCGTTGTGAAACGCAATGCGAAGCGGGGCGGTTTGGCGACCAGTGTTCGGAGCGCTGTCCCTGCGCCAATAACTCGTCGTGCGACGCGGGCTCAGGGCTCTGCGAGTGCGCGGCGGGCTGGCGCGGCGAGCGCTGCGACGTGCCCTGCGCGCCCGGCACCTACGGCGTCGCCTGCAAGCAGACGTGCCCGCACCATATCCTCG GTAATTCAACGTGCGACCCGATAACTGGCAAGAACGCGTGCCCGAGCGGTTACACGGGTGTGACGTGCGAGTACCCCTGCCCGCTGGGCACGTACGGTGCCGGCTGCGAACAGAAGTGTAACTGCAAAAACGGCGCTGATTGCCACCATGTTACTG GCGAGTGCCAATGTCTGCCCGGCTGGCGCGGCGCGCTGTGCGGCGAGGCGTGCCCGGTGGGCTGGTGGGGCGCGGCCTGCACGCAGCCGTGCCGCTGCGCGCGCGGCGCCGCCTGCCGCCCCAACGACGGCTACTGCCGTTGTCCGCCCGGCTACACCGGCAGCTACTGCACACAAT TTTGTCCGGTGGGCTACTTCGGCGACCACTGCATGGAAGCCTGCAACTGCTCGTCGGAGGGCAACTGGGCGTGCGACCCGGTGAAGGGCTGCGTGTGCCACCGCGGCTACATCGGCGACCACTGCGACATCCACGCCAGCGACGCCATCGTTGTCGACCGCGCCAATA CAGACGGGTCAAACGCGGGGCTGACAGCGGTGCTGGTGCTGCTGGTGGCGGCgtgcgcggcgggcgcggggcTGGTGCTGCTGTACTACCGCAAGCGCGTGCGCAACCTCAAGCGCGAGATCGCGCACGTGCACTACACCGCCGACCCCAGCTTGCAGCCAG AACAACAACACTTCGACAATCCTGTGTACTCGTTCCCGAGCTCGACGCGCGGAGACGATTCGACGACGCTGTTGAACAACGCGACGCACATATTCAACAACAACCTCGGCGCTGGCGGCAAGCTCACCAACACCACCTTGGAGAAACTAAGAATGGGAGCCTCCAGCTCGCATAACA CATATGATCCCTATTCTATGAAGAACAAGGACGCGGATATGACGAATCCGAAGTTGTACCATTGTATCGACGATGACAATAAGTTGGACCATGTTTATGACGAGATTAAACACAAAGAGGGATATG aaatgGAATACGACCACCTCAACTACACACCGCCAGCGAACACGTGGAAGCCACACTACCAGCGGATGAACAACGGTATTCCAGCCAATCCACAAGCCAACACGGCACGGGGTGACACGCCCACGCCGCCCATCCCTCCCCTGCCCAAGCTGCACGTAGCACCGCTCCCCCCGCCCCGCGAGGAGGTGCCCCTCGGCCCGCCGCCCCTTAACCCACCCACGCCGCCAAGGAGAGAGGACCCGCCCAATGATGACGTCAGTACCCCTTGA
- the LOC123867855 gene encoding complex III assembly factor LYRM7, with product MSALRKTVLHNFKKLHRTRLRVFDGDERALIAARTKINEEFNKNKHVKDEDAIRAMIQFAEDVERELRCQVIQAREVKPGVFEAKITDDTLKIDNIPYNDSAIPDEAVPGQKPCCQDQVKNTQL from the exons ATGAGTGCGCTGAGAAAAACG GTGCTgcataatttcaaaaaattgcACAGAACACGTCTGCGAGTGTTTGATGGTGACGAAAGAGCTTTAATTGCAGCTAGAACTAAAATTAACgaggaatttaataaaaataaacatgttAAAGATGAGGACGCTATCAGAGCA ATGATTCAGTTTGCAGAAGATGTTGAAAGAGAGTTGAGATGTCAAGTTATTCAAGCAAGAGAAGTTAAACCTGGCGTTTTTG AGGCTAAGATCACAGATGACACcttaaaaatagataatataCCGTACAATGATAGTGCAATACCAGACGAAGCTGTACCTGGACAAAAACCGTGTTGTCAGGATCAAGTGAAGAATACACAGTTATAA
- the LOC123867824 gene encoding protein draper isoform X2, with the protein MWKAGVFLALVVSVGALLEGPNVCTRQESYTTTIKISEQQPYQVKEYAWCFNVPPRCSRYKIKFKQVLKTQTLVKQRPVEECCEGYAPDSERRQCLPVCVEPCVNGKCVAPNTCACAHGYGGPACDISCADGKWGRNCQNDCRCMNGGTCEPLTGECACGAGWRGDACEKACAPPSFGDNCDQICQCMNNATCDPASGACSCPPGFTGPLCEKECPRNEPCPVLCKCQNDGKCNPVTGECECTSGWTGAVCANKCPAGRWGDGCARTCECANNAGCHHVTGQCQCEAGFTGEKCLDPCPLGTYGVGCFGKCSCQHGGECSAQTGSCTCKPGWRGTWCEQRACPDGLWGKRCDNECRCNPATTDMCDPWTGECDCAAGWSDEFCERQCPLLTFGKGCRSTCRCENSGHCSPINGSCLCAPGYRGLRCEEPCPFPLYGDNCADTCDCQNNATCSHETGQCECKPGFDGLKCDRPCDGKTFGLKCLQQCSCENGAPCNPVNGECVCGPGYEGSQCERRCRPGFYGQNCSLPCDCTKNAVGCNHITGACTCESSWRGVRCETQCEAGRFGDQCSERCPCANNSSCDAGSGLCECAAGWRGERCDVPCAPGTYGVACKQTCPHHILGNSTCDPITGKNACPSGYTGVTCEYPCPLGTYGAGCEQKCNCKNGADCHHVTGECQCLPGWRGALCGEACPVGWWGAACTQPCRCARGAACRPNDGYCRCPPGYTGSYCTQFCPVGYFGDHCMEACNCSSEGNWACDPVKGCVCHRGYIGDHCDIHASDAIVVDRANNGSNAGLTAVLVLLVAACAAGAGLVLLYYRKRVRNLKREIAHVHYTADPSLQPEQQHFDNPVYSFPSSTRGDDSTTLLNNATHIFNNNLGAGGKLTNTTLEKLRMGASSSHNTYDPYSMKNKDADMTNPKLYHCIDDDNKLDHVYDEIKHKEGYEMEYDHLNYTPPANTWKPHYQRMNNGIPANPQANTARGDTPTPPIPPLPKLHVAPLPPPREEVPLGPPPLNPPTPPRREDPPNDDVSTP; encoded by the exons ATGTGGAAGGCAGGCGTGTTCTTGGCACTGGTTGTGTCGGTTGGAGCATTACTTGAAGGACCAAATGTGTGCACCAGGCAAGAAtc aTACACAACAACGATAAAGATATCCGAGCAACAACCATATCAAGTGAAAGAATACGCGTGGTGTTTCAACGTTCCACCACGATGTTCGAGATATAAGATCAAATTCAAGCAGGTTCTAAAAACTCAGACACTTGTGAAGCAGAGGCCGGTGGAAGAATGCTGTGAAGGCTACGCGCCGGATTCCGAGAGGAGGcaatgtctgcctgtctgtgtGGAGCCGTGTGTGAACGGGAAGTGTGTGGCGCCGAACACGTGTGCGTGTGCGCACGGATATGGGGGCCCTGCGTGCGATATAT CTTGTGCTGATGGTAAATGGGGCCGCAACTGCCAAAACGACTGTCGGTGCATGAACGGCGGCACGTGCGAGCCGCTGACGGGCGAGTGCGCGTGCGGCGCGGGCTGGCGCGGCGACGCGTGCGAGAAGGCGTGCGCGCCGCCCTCGTTCGGCGACAACTGTGACCAGATCTGCCAGTGCATGAACAACGCCACATGCGACCCGGCCAGCGGGGCTTGCAGCTGCCCGCCGGGATTCACTGGACCCTT ATGCGAGAAAGAGTGTCCGCGTAACGAACCATGCCCGGTGCTATGTAAATGTCAGAACGACGGTAAATGCAACCCCGTAACCGGTGAGTGCGAGTGCACCTCGGGCTGGACGGGTGCAGTGTGCGCCAACAAGTGTCCCGCGGGCCGCTGGGGCGACGGCTGCGCGCGCACGTGCGAATGTGCCAACAACGCCGGCTGCCACCACGTCACGGGCCAGTGCCAGTGCGAAGCCGGCTTCACGGGGGAAAAG TGTCTTGACCCGTGTCCGCTGGGCACGTATGGTGTGGGGTGCTTCGGCAAGTGTTCGTGCCAGCACGGCGGTGAGTGCTCCGCGCAGACCGGCTCGTGCACGTGCAAGCCGGGCTGGCGCGGCACGTGGTGCGAGCAGCGCGCCTGTCCCGACGGGCTGTGGGGCAAGCGCTGCGACAACGAGTGCAGGTGCAACCCCGCCACTACTGACAT GTGCGACCCGTGGACGGGCGAGTGCGACTGCGCGGCGGGCTGGAGCGACGAGTTCTGCGAGCGCCAGTGCCCGCTGCTCACGTTCGGCAAGGGCTGTCGCTCCACCTGCCGCTGCGAGAACAGCGGACACTGCTCGCCCATTAACG GATCGTGCCTGTGTGCGCCCGGATACCGCGGGCTGCGTTGCGAGGAGCCGTGCCCGTTCCCGCTGTACGGCGACAACTGCGCCGACACGTGCGACTGCCAGAACAACGCCACGTGCTCGCACGAGACCGGCCAGTGCGAGTGCAAGCCTGG ATTTGATGGGCTCAAATGTGATCGGCCGTGCGATGGAAAAACATTCGGCTTGAAGTGTCTTCAACAGTGCAGCTGCGAAAATGGTGCCCCGTGCAATCCTGTTAATG GTGAATGTGTATGCGGGCCCGGGTACGAAGGTTCCCAGTGCGAGCGGCGTTGTCGGCCCGGTTTCTACGGACAGAACTGCTCGTTGCCCTGCGACTGCACAAAGAACGCTGTCGGCTGCAACCACATCACCGGCGCTTGCACCTGTGAAAGCAGCTGGAGAG GTGTTCGTTGTGAAACGCAATGCGAAGCGGGGCGGTTTGGCGACCAGTGTTCGGAGCGCTGTCCCTGCGCCAATAACTCGTCGTGCGACGCGGGCTCAGGGCTCTGCGAGTGCGCGGCGGGCTGGCGCGGCGAGCGCTGCGACGTGCCCTGCGCGCCCGGCACCTACGGCGTCGCCTGCAAGCAGACGTGCCCGCACCATATCCTCG GTAATTCAACGTGCGACCCGATAACTGGCAAGAACGCGTGCCCGAGCGGTTACACGGGTGTGACGTGCGAGTACCCCTGCCCGCTGGGCACGTACGGTGCCGGCTGCGAACAGAAGTGTAACTGCAAAAACGGCGCTGATTGCCACCATGTTACTG GCGAGTGCCAATGTCTGCCCGGCTGGCGCGGCGCGCTGTGCGGCGAGGCGTGCCCGGTGGGCTGGTGGGGCGCGGCCTGCACGCAGCCGTGCCGCTGCGCGCGCGGCGCCGCCTGCCGCCCCAACGACGGCTACTGCCGTTGTCCGCCCGGCTACACCGGCAGCTACTGCACACAAT TTTGTCCGGTGGGCTACTTCGGCGACCACTGCATGGAAGCCTGCAACTGCTCGTCGGAGGGCAACTGGGCGTGCGACCCGGTGAAGGGCTGCGTGTGCCACCGCGGCTACATCGGCGACCACTGCGACATCCACGCCAGCGACGCCATCGTTGTCGACCGCGCCAATA ACGGGTCAAACGCGGGGCTGACAGCGGTGCTGGTGCTGCTGGTGGCGGCgtgcgcggcgggcgcggggcTGGTGCTGCTGTACTACCGCAAGCGCGTGCGCAACCTCAAGCGCGAGATCGCGCACGTGCACTACACCGCCGACCCCAGCTTGCAGCCAG AACAACAACACTTCGACAATCCTGTGTACTCGTTCCCGAGCTCGACGCGCGGAGACGATTCGACGACGCTGTTGAACAACGCGACGCACATATTCAACAACAACCTCGGCGCTGGCGGCAAGCTCACCAACACCACCTTGGAGAAACTAAGAATGGGAGCCTCCAGCTCGCATAACA CATATGATCCCTATTCTATGAAGAACAAGGACGCGGATATGACGAATCCGAAGTTGTACCATTGTATCGACGATGACAATAAGTTGGACCATGTTTATGACGAGATTAAACACAAAGAGGGATATG aaatgGAATACGACCACCTCAACTACACACCGCCAGCGAACACGTGGAAGCCACACTACCAGCGGATGAACAACGGTATTCCAGCCAATCCACAAGCCAACACGGCACGGGGTGACACGCCCACGCCGCCCATCCCTCCCCTGCCCAAGCTGCACGTAGCACCGCTCCCCCCGCCCCGCGAGGAGGTGCCCCTCGGCCCGCCGCCCCTTAACCCACCCACGCCGCCAAGGAGAGAGGACCCGCCCAATGATGACGTCAGTACCCCTTGA
- the LOC123867845 gene encoding uncharacterized protein LOC123867845, protein MRGLSLIVFILLFLKAQASFLDDIRGAVSNINQGFGKLLGDVVTDVKDTFYCTISAVEQVLVQNGLLDQRRLYNQRCKGTEKPKEQDLNFRDGTQTKTVSKIRKHSVIHHKHSSRRISHESEHSINNVNKTIINVLDKQNMDLKIAPNKAFDANHLAEISKIIKQESENISENVKNEIKKLQFDNNKPPVESILDKIQLLNDLRRNSKNETEASEIGRIFDKVIDRMHLKINSQQILEKHELEKLKGELQKYEKLNSTTEKQSPQRTSQDLLSIKLKDSNTNSTITFKDVALKIYSKEEIHRKTDGKERKQTQYSQPKSVKKEESIFSMGMDSLASFFKSTSVSSDDVNNAKKIVADSQHSDKVLNSLFKGQQFDLARL, encoded by the exons ATGAGGGGACTTtcattaattgtttttattcttCTGTTTCTAAAA GCTCAAGCGTCTTTTCTGGACGACATTCGTGGCGCCGTGTCTAATATAAATCAAGGATTTGGAAAATTATTAGGCGATGTCGTCACTGACGTCAAGGACACTTTTTATTGTACTATATCAGCGGTTGAACAAGTGCTGGTTCAAAACGGACTGCTTGATCAACGTAGACTATACAACCAAAGATGTAAAGGTACAGAGAAACCAAAAGAGCAAGATTTGAATTTCCGAGATGGTACTCAGACCAAAACTGTCTCTAAAATTCGGAAACACTCGGTTATTCATCATAAACATTCCTCGAGGCGTATTTCCCACGAGTCTGAACATTCAATCAACAAtgttaataaaacaataattaacgTTTTAGATAAACAGAACATGGACCTAAAAATTGCACCCAATAAGGCTTTTGATGCTAATCATTTAGCcgaaataagtaaaataataaagcagGAATCGGAAAACATATcagaaaatgttaaaaatgaaatcaaaaaattGCAATTCGATAATAACAAACCACCTGTGGAATCTATTTTGGATAAAATTCAACTTTTGAATGATTTACGGCGAAACAGTAAAAACGAAACAGAAGCTAGCGAAATCGGTCGCATTTTCGATAAAGTAATAGACCGAATGCATTTAAAAATCAATAGCCAACAAATATTAGAAAAACATgaattagaaaaattaaaaggagaacttcaaaaatatgaaaaattaaattcaacaaCAGAAAAACAGTCGCCTCAAAGGACTTCTCAAGATTTGTtatcaataaaacttaaagataGTAATACTAATTCAACTATAACTTTTAAAGATGTggcattaaaaatatacagtaaAGAAGAGATACATCGTAAAACAGATGGCAAGGAACGTAAACAAACACAATATAGTCAACCCAAATCAGTGAAAAAAGAAGAATCTATCTTTAGCATGGGTATGGATTCTTTAGCGTCGTTTTTTAAATCGACGTCAGTCAGTTCCGATGACGTAAACAATGCAAAGAAAATAGTTGCCGATAGCCAACATTCTGACAAAGTATTAAACAGTTTATTCAAAGGACAGCAATTTGATCTGGCTAGACTTTAA